Proteins co-encoded in one Paraburkholderia edwinii genomic window:
- a CDS encoding portal protein: MTVQKKWSAMDGQRKALLLRCQKYAGFTLPTICTPDGYNENLEELQTDYQSVGAQGVNNLTNKLMLALFAPSRPFFRLDVPSDLLKKLMGQEGFDATQFQSILSVAEQNCIRSLDQMKVRPKLYEAVKHLIITGNVLMVLGKNTDDSPIRAIGLKKYVVKRSQSGRVIDLIVREEVLFDELAEKAQEQLRQKADRFREIKVDDEKGCPTVAHYTRVCWKDGSYIETQHVDEYDLDGTEFNGKYTDETLPYRVLTWELHDENNYGTGLVEQNAGDFAALSALSEAELEAAILASQFRWLVNPAGQTKPEDLEKSKNGAAVPGVQNDIIPLMTGTGQTLNQIDVTNSKYINRIGQVFLLGASVIRNAERVTAEEVRLVANELETSLGGVYSRLAIDFQLPMAYWLVAMNGVKLQGTSITPTIITGLDALSRNGDLDNLKLCIQDMAAVSGLPPQMQFVLKLDAIANAIFSGRGVDPTMYIKSPDQQATDLKNQQLMALQQQVARPVASAVAGNMAAQSQGAQ; the protein is encoded by the coding sequence ATGACCGTCCAGAAGAAGTGGTCAGCAATGGACGGTCAGCGCAAAGCGCTGCTCCTCCGTTGCCAGAAGTACGCGGGATTCACCCTCCCGACTATCTGCACCCCGGACGGGTACAACGAGAATCTTGAGGAGTTACAGACCGATTACCAGTCGGTCGGCGCGCAAGGCGTCAACAACCTCACGAACAAGCTGATGCTGGCCCTGTTCGCACCGTCTCGCCCGTTCTTTCGCCTCGATGTCCCCAGCGATCTACTGAAGAAGCTGATGGGGCAGGAGGGCTTCGATGCAACGCAATTCCAGTCGATCCTATCCGTAGCAGAGCAGAACTGCATTCGCTCGTTGGACCAGATGAAGGTGCGTCCGAAGCTGTACGAGGCAGTGAAGCATTTGATCATCACCGGCAACGTCCTGATGGTGCTCGGCAAGAACACGGACGATTCGCCCATTCGTGCCATCGGCTTGAAGAAGTACGTCGTGAAGCGTTCGCAGTCAGGCCGAGTCATCGACCTGATCGTTCGTGAGGAAGTGCTGTTCGACGAACTGGCAGAGAAGGCGCAGGAGCAGCTTCGTCAGAAGGCCGACCGATTCCGCGAAATCAAGGTGGACGACGAGAAGGGATGTCCGACCGTCGCGCACTACACGCGGGTCTGCTGGAAGGACGGCAGCTACATCGAGACGCAGCACGTCGATGAGTACGACCTCGACGGTACCGAGTTCAACGGCAAGTACACCGACGAGACCCTACCGTATCGAGTCTTGACGTGGGAACTCCACGACGAGAACAACTACGGCACCGGCCTCGTCGAGCAGAACGCTGGCGACTTCGCTGCGCTGTCTGCGCTGTCCGAAGCAGAACTCGAAGCCGCGATCCTCGCGTCGCAGTTCCGCTGGCTCGTGAACCCGGCAGGGCAGACCAAACCGGAAGACCTCGAAAAGAGCAAGAACGGTGCGGCAGTCCCCGGCGTGCAGAACGACATCATCCCGCTCATGACGGGAACCGGGCAGACGCTCAACCAGATCGACGTTACCAACAGCAAGTACATCAATCGCATCGGGCAAGTGTTCCTGCTCGGCGCATCCGTGATCCGCAACGCGGAGCGGGTGACTGCCGAGGAGGTGCGCCTCGTTGCGAATGAGTTGGAGACCTCGCTGGGTGGCGTGTACTCGCGACTCGCAATCGACTTCCAGTTGCCTATGGCTTACTGGCTCGTTGCGATGAACGGCGTGAAGCTGCAAGGCACTTCGATCACGCCGACGATCATCACCGGCCTCGATGCCCTGTCACGTAACGGCGACCTCGACAACCTGAAGCTGTGCATTCAGGACATGGCCGCTGTCAGCGGACTACCACCGCAGATGCAGTTCGTCCTCAAGCTCGACGCTATCGCGAACGCGATCTTCTCGGGTCGCGGCGTCGATCCAACGATGTACATCAAGTCACCTGACCAGCAAGCAACGGACCTCAAGAATCAGCAGTTGATGGCCTTGCAGCAGCAGGTAGCCCGCCCCGTCGCCTCGGCAGTTGCCGGGAACATGGCGGCTCAATCTCAAGGAGCGCAGTAA
- a CDS encoding DNA-directed RNA polymerase: MTGWLSQAARGHPRKEGSIKPYEFVGPVEPPQRKLEREIIIEGRQRAVRMMEKNEQEGRADNNPYARPLYRRYLLPLADLIASAIKDVGRPGRRAAHVALLKPLDPASVAFMAVRSVIVYAALNSGVSARDAARLLGTSLYRELVLSSFENMEPELYWEICHDIDRRKSKDARYKYRVIRDSANNRDIELPEWTPGEREQVGLWLIEALRTVGMIEVSRVKKNKIGGQVKEYFELYLSPDARSTVDSIKTIVEETMPWAMPCIEPPIPWTSFNRGGYHTSEMRRWIPYCVNVSRQGKRESINLYRNADLSVIRSAINSLQAVRWQVNREMLDTVRTVAKHFDMDEVLTQAELPRPAKPEWLLSNMNKEDMTADQLNEFAAWKRRAAEWYTQMKLRGQKWGRFYAATRVADKFKDYDAIHFVYQADFRGRLYAVTTGISPQGSDLQKALLRFADGKPLATDDAVRWFKVNGANRFGVDKVPFADRIKWVDDNDRHIIAFADDPVSNAGWTEADSPLQFLAWAKEYAEWRRNPSGFVSRIPVGLDGSCNGLQHFSAMLRDSVGGRATNLLPAASPNDIYQQVADVVKAKLADLKLDQLSERDQELARKWIAHGMNRKLVKRSVMTLPYGSTRYSCAEFIVADYLRQGEAPEFERSQYVPAANFLSHIVWDAIGEVVIAASRAMSWLQKAASTLIKSGQSQIRWVTPSGFPVVQVYNEVEIVRINSLLLGGVRLKVGMTGDKPDVHKHKNGLSPNFVHSMDASHLALTVQACEKAGIDSLAMIHDDYGTHAADAQQLFGIIRDTFVRMYETNDPLNWFRAHYDGLPAVPESGDLDISQVRNSPYFFA, from the coding sequence ATGACGGGCTGGCTATCACAAGCAGCCCGAGGACACCCACGCAAGGAGGGGTCTATTAAGCCATACGAATTTGTTGGCCCGGTCGAACCGCCGCAGCGTAAGCTGGAAAGGGAAATCATCATAGAAGGCCGTCAGCGCGCCGTGCGCATGATGGAGAAGAACGAACAGGAGGGTCGTGCCGACAACAACCCGTATGCACGCCCGTTATACCGACGATACCTTCTTCCACTCGCCGACTTAATTGCTTCAGCGATAAAGGACGTAGGACGGCCCGGCAGGCGGGCCGCTCATGTTGCTCTACTCAAGCCACTTGATCCGGCCAGTGTAGCGTTCATGGCGGTCAGAAGTGTCATCGTGTACGCCGCGCTTAACAGCGGAGTGTCTGCACGAGACGCAGCGAGACTTTTAGGGACTTCCTTATACCGTGAACTGGTTCTATCCTCGTTTGAGAACATGGAACCCGAGTTGTATTGGGAAATATGCCACGACATAGACAGGCGCAAGTCAAAGGACGCTCGATACAAGTATCGGGTAATCCGTGACAGTGCGAACAACCGCGATATAGAGCTTCCTGAGTGGACGCCGGGTGAGCGTGAGCAGGTCGGATTGTGGCTGATTGAGGCGCTACGCACGGTAGGGATGATCGAGGTTAGTCGCGTCAAGAAGAACAAGATAGGAGGACAGGTAAAAGAGTATTTCGAGCTTTACCTGTCGCCAGATGCGCGTAGCACAGTTGATAGCATTAAAACCATCGTAGAAGAAACGATGCCGTGGGCAATGCCGTGTATTGAACCTCCGATACCGTGGACATCGTTCAACCGGGGCGGCTATCACACGAGCGAAATGCGGCGTTGGATTCCGTACTGTGTGAACGTGTCGAGACAGGGTAAGCGGGAATCAATCAATCTGTACAGAAACGCGGACCTGTCGGTCATACGTAGTGCGATAAATAGTCTACAGGCCGTGCGTTGGCAAGTTAATCGAGAAATGCTCGACACGGTACGTACGGTCGCTAAGCACTTCGACATGGACGAGGTGCTTACTCAGGCAGAACTACCTCGTCCAGCAAAACCCGAGTGGTTGTTGTCGAACATGAACAAGGAGGACATGACTGCGGACCAGTTGAACGAGTTCGCGGCATGGAAGCGGCGGGCCGCAGAGTGGTACACGCAGATGAAGCTACGCGGGCAAAAGTGGGGAAGGTTCTACGCAGCGACCCGCGTCGCCGATAAGTTCAAGGACTACGATGCGATTCACTTTGTGTACCAAGCCGACTTTCGCGGGCGTCTCTATGCGGTCACGACTGGTATCTCGCCTCAAGGCAGCGACCTCCAAAAGGCTCTCCTGCGGTTCGCTGATGGAAAGCCTCTCGCCACTGATGACGCAGTGCGCTGGTTCAAAGTCAACGGCGCGAATCGATTTGGGGTTGACAAGGTTCCGTTCGCCGACAGGATCAAGTGGGTTGACGATAACGACCGACACATCATTGCGTTCGCCGATGATCCTGTCAGTAATGCCGGGTGGACTGAAGCTGACTCTCCGTTGCAGTTCCTCGCGTGGGCCAAGGAGTACGCCGAGTGGAGACGGAATCCTTCAGGTTTCGTATCTCGTATCCCGGTCGGTCTTGATGGATCATGCAATGGACTTCAGCACTTTTCTGCAATGCTGCGTGACAGCGTTGGAGGCCGAGCTACAAACCTACTGCCAGCAGCCTCACCGAACGACATCTACCAGCAAGTCGCTGATGTCGTGAAGGCGAAACTCGCCGACCTGAAATTGGATCAGTTATCCGAGCGCGATCAAGAGTTGGCGCGTAAGTGGATTGCCCACGGCATGAACCGGAAACTGGTTAAGCGGTCGGTTATGACCTTACCGTACGGCTCGACGCGGTACTCGTGTGCCGAGTTCATCGTCGCTGATTACCTGCGGCAAGGTGAGGCCCCGGAGTTCGAGCGAAGCCAGTACGTACCGGCTGCGAACTTCCTGTCGCACATCGTGTGGGATGCAATCGGTGAAGTAGTCATCGCAGCATCGCGGGCCATGTCGTGGCTTCAGAAGGCTGCAAGCACCCTTATTAAAAGCGGCCAGTCACAGATACGGTGGGTGACTCCCAGCGGCTTCCCGGTGGTGCAGGTCTACAACGAAGTTGAGATTGTCCGTATTAACTCTCTGCTGCTCGGTGGAGTGCGACTGAAGGTCGGCATGACAGGTGATAAGCCTGATGTGCACAAGCATAAGAACGGGCTGTCTCCAAATTTCGTTCACTCGATGGATGCGTCTCACCTTGCATTGACTGTGCAGGCTTGTGAGAAGGCTGGCATCGATTCACTCGCAATGATCCATGACGACTACGGCACGCACGCAGCGGATGCCCAGCAGTTGTTCGGGATTATCAGAGATACCTTCGTGAGGATGTATGAAACGAATGATCCGCTCAATTGGTTCCGTGCTCATTATGACGGCCTGCCTGCGGTTCCCGAATCTGGCGACCTCGACATCAGCCAAGTTCGGAACTCTCCGTACTTCTTTGCGTGA